Proteins co-encoded in one Neofelis nebulosa isolate mNeoNeb1 chromosome 2, mNeoNeb1.pri, whole genome shotgun sequence genomic window:
- the LOC131504776 gene encoding cytochrome P450 4A11-like isoform X2 translates to MSVSVLSFTRPLDGVSGLLQVASLLGFALLLLMVAQLYLHRQWLLKAVQHFPSPPSHWLFGHIQEGNPTWTDKAGVLRGGQPQSGTVRGFSCPCTMSVSVLSLTRPLGSVSGLLQVASLLGLALLLLKAAQLYLRRQWLLKAVQHFPSPPSHWLFGDIQEFQDGQELQKLQKRAEKYPCASLRWLWGSKVILIVYDPDYMKVILGRSDPKSHGISRFLAPWIGYGLLLLNGQMWFQHRRMLTPAFHYGILKPYVRLIDDSVRVMLDKWEDLIRQNSYVEIFEHVSLMTLDTIMKCAFSYQGSHEADRISQAYIQAIQDLSNLVFSRVRNVFHQDDIIYRLTPEGRWNHRACQIAHQHTDRVIKLRKAQLQEEGALEKVRSKRHLDFLDVILFARTEDGGRLTDKDLRAEVDTFMFEGHDTTASGISWILYALATHPEHQQRCRKEVQSLLGDGTSITWDHLDQMPYTTMCIKEALRLYPPVPGISRDLSKPITFPDGRSLPKGFTVFLSIYALHHNPKVWPNPEVFDPLRFAPGSARHSHAFLPFSGGARNCIGKQFAMNEMKVAVALTLLRFELAPDPSRVPVPWPRIVLRSKNGIHLHIRKLL, encoded by the exons ATGAgtgtctctgtgctgagcttCACCAGACCCCTGGACGGTGTCTCTGGGCTCCTACAAGTGGCCTCCCTGCTAGGCTTCGCTCTGCTGTTGCTCATGGTAGCACAGCTCTACCTGCACAGGCAGTGGCTGCTCAAAGCAGTCCAGCACTTCCCGTCCCCTCCTTCCCACTGGCTCTTTGGGCACATTCAGGAG GGCAATCCTACCTGGACTGACAAGGCTGGGGTGCTCAGGGGAGGTCAGCCACAGTCAGGGACAGTCAGAGGATTCAGCTGTCCCTGCACCATGAgtgtctctgtgctgagcctcACCAGACCCTTGGGCAGTGTCTCCGGACTCCTGCAAGTGGCCTCTCTGCTAGGCCTGGCTCTGCTGTTGCTCAAGGCAGCACAGCTCTACCTGCGCAGGCAGTGGCTGCTCAAAGCAGTCCAGCACTTCCCGTCCCCTCCTTCCCACTGGCTCTTCGGGGACATCCAGGAG TTCCAAGATGGCCAAGAGCTACAAAAGCTtcagaaaagggcagagaaataCCCATGCGCCAGTCTTCGCTGGCTGTGGGGGAGCAAAGTTATCCTCATAGTCTATGACCCGGATTACATGAAGGTGATCCTGGGGCGATCAG ACCCAAAGTCTCATGGCATCTCCAGATTCCTGGCTCCGTGGATAG GGTATGGTTTGCTCCTGTTGAATGGTCAGATGTGGTTCCAACACCGGCGGATGCTGACCCCAGCCTTCCACTATGGCATCCTGAAGCCCTACGTGAGGCTCATAGATGACTCTGTCCGCGTGATGCTG GACAAATGGGAGGACCTCATCAGACAGAACTCATATGTGGAGATCTTTGAGCATGTCTCCTTGATGACCTTAGACACCATTATGAAGTGCGCCTTCAGCTACCAAGGCAGCCACGAAGCAGACAG GATCTCCCAGGCCTACATCCAGGCCATTCAAGACCTGAGCAACCTGGTTTTTTCCCGAGTGAGGAATGTTTTCCACCAGGATGACATCATTTATAGGCTGACCCCTGAAGGCCGCTGGAACCACCGGGCCTGCCAGATTGCCCATCAACATACAG ACCGAGTGATCAAGCTGAGGAAGGCTCAGCTGCAGGAGGAGGGAGCTCTGGAGAAGGTCAGGAGCAAGAGGCACTTGGACTTTCTGGACGTCATCCTCTTTGctaga ACGGAGGACGGCGGCAGATTGACTGACAAGGACCTCCGTGCCGAAGTGGATACGTTCATGTTTGAGGGCCATGACACCACAGCCAGTGGCATCTCCTGGATCCTCTATGCCCTGGCCACACACCCTGAGCATCAGCAGAGGTGCCGGAAGGAGGTCCAGAGTCTCCTGGGGGATGGTACCTCCATCACCTG GGACCACCTAGACCAGATGCCTTACACCACCATGTGCATCAAGGAAGCACTGCGACTCTACCCACCAGTTCCAGGCATCAGCAGAGATCTCAGCAAGCCCATCACTTTCCCTGATGGACGCTCCTTACCCAAAG GATTCACAGTGTTCCTCTCCATTTATGCCCTTCACCACAACCCAAAGGTGTGGCCAAACCCAGAG GTGTTTGACCCTTTGCGGTTTGCACCGGGTTCTGCCCGACACAGCCATGCTTTCTTGCCCTTCTCAGGAGGAGCAAG